The sequence CCATTCTCGACGAGTCCTTTACAAAGATCCGTCCGTTTTCGCATCGTCCCTACGGCAATATGTATGTGCCGACCTAAGACGCACCGATTTCAGGAGGAATCATGTTCACTTCCATCGCTCACGCCATGGGCGCCCAGCCGGGCGGCCAGGCCGCTGCCCCGGACGGAATCGCGGGCCTGCTCGCCGGGCCTTTGCCTATGCTCATTCTCATGTTCGCCATTTTCTATTTTCTGCTCATCCGTCCGCAGCAGAAAAAAGCCAAGCAGCATAAAGAAATGCTCGCGGCTTTGAAAGTTGGCGACAAAGTCATGACCGGCGGCGGCTTTTACGGTCGCATCAAGGCCATCGATCAAGATGTCCTGACCGTGGAACTCTCCGAAAATGTTGAAGTCAAACTCAATCGGGGATACATCGCCGGACCGTCCGACACCAAGTAATACGTCTGCGGCCTTCACGATTGACGAAAGGGCAAGCATGCGGCTGCGTCGGGCTTACCGTCCTCCGGTCGCACTTGCCTTTTATGCGTCTTTACGCATGTGAGAACCCTCGCCAAGGAAACTCTCAATGAATTCGATTCTGCGCTGGAAAATCGTCCTGACTGTGGCGGTCGTTGTTCTGGGCGTCTACCTTGCTTTGCCTTCGCTTCCCGGCGTCAAAGGCTCCGCAATGGATAAATTTTTGCCCAACGACGCCATTAACCTGGGCCTGGATCTCAAGGGCGGCATCTTTCTGACCCTTGAAGTAGATATGGATAAGGCCGTAGAAACCAAACTGGGCAGATTGGCTCAAGAGCTTAAGGATTACGCCGAAGAACGTGGTGTGGGATTCCTGAATCCCAAGGTGCTTGAGGATCGTTCCGTCGAAGTCAATCTGCACGACACCTCACATCAGGACACCTTCGACGCCTTGTTGGAGGAAAATTTCTCCGTATTCACCCCCACCATCACTCCCCTGTCCTCAGGCGGGGTGAGCTACTCCCTGCGTGTTTCCCAAAACTACCTGGATCGTTTCAAGCAGGAAACCATGCGGCAAACCGTGGACATCGTTCGGAACCGAATCGACCGTCGGGGAGTTGTTGAACCGGACATTCGCCAGCAGGAAGGCAACCGGATTCAGATTCAGTTGCCCGGTATGGAAGACGCGGAGCAGGCTATCAGCGTCATCACGCAGATGGGACAGCTTGAGTTTAAGATCGAGGCCTCAGGCGTGAGCGTGGAGCAGGCCCGAAACAACCCACTCGAATACGAAGTCGCCTTTGTTCAAGACGATCCCGGCGCTCCCATCGTACTGCGGAAAAACCCGGTGCTTACCGGCGAGTACATCGCTGACGCCGCACCGAACTTTGATCGCAACAACCGTCCCTACGTCTTGCTGGAGCTTGACGGACGCGGCGCCACCATCTTTGAACAAGTTACCGCGGCAAACGTGAACAAGCGTCTCGCCATTATCTTGGATGGAAAAGTCTATTCAGCTCCGGTAATCAATGAACGCATCGGCGGCGGCAGGGCCAGCATCAGCGGCAACTTTACCGTGCAAAAGGCCAAGGATTTGGTCACGGTGCTTAAAGACGCGTTGCCCGCGCCCGTTGAAAAGGTTGCCGAGTCCACCATCGGTCCGTCTCTCGGACAGGAGTCCATTGATAAGGGCATCAACGCTGCCGTGATCGGTCTCTCCCTGGTGATCATATTCATGGTCATCTACTATGGAATGGCCGGTGTGTTTGCGGACACGGTGTTGTTGCTCAACCTGGTTTTGATCATGGCGGGACTCGCCGCTTTCGGGGCCACCCTGACCTTGCCGGGCATTGCCGGTATTATCCTGACCATCGGTATGGCTGTGGACGCCAACGTGATCATCTTCGAGCGCATACGTGAAGAGTTGCGTCGCGGACTTACACCTAAGGCCGCTGTTCAGGAAGGATTTGGGCGAGCTACGTTGACCATTTTGGACGCCAACGTGACCACGGTTATCGCTGCCATCATCTTATATCAATTCGGTACCGGTCCCATTCGCGGTTTTGCCGTGACTCTGACGCTCGGTATCATCACCTCCATGTTCACGGCCATCTTCGTTTCCCGCGTCTTTTTCGACATCTACACGCGGAACAAGGGTTCCCAGGCCAAGATCAGCATTTAAGGGAGGCACAATATGGGACTGCAAATCATCAAACCGAACACCAGGATCGACTTTATCGGGTTTCGCCGCATAGCGTTCCTGATTTCCGCTCTGGTTATCGCCGTGGGCATCGTCTCCCTGGTTGGAAAGGGCGGCCCTCGCTACGGCATCGACTTTGCCGGGGGCATCATCATTCAGGCCAAAGTACACGCCGAGGAGCACCTGGATGTGCGAGACGTGCAGGACGCCATGAAGGCCGTGGAATTGCCTGGCCTTGTGGTCCAGGAAATCCTGAATGAAAAAAACGAATTCCTGATTCGCACGTCGGCATCCGATGTGGATACGGAAGTGGTGCGCAACCAAGTTATGGAGAATGTCTCATCAGCCTTCAATGGTGCCGAAGTGGAAGTTCGCCGCACGGAGATGGTGGGACCGAAAGTATCCGACGACCTGCGCACAAAAGCTCTGGAAGCTCTGTTTTATGCGGTTTTGCTCATTGCGATCTATATTTCCGGACGCTTTGAACAACGATGGATGGCCGCCGCGATCATGGCTGGGGGACTCTTCGCCGGTATTACAGCGCTTCAGTTCCTCGGTCTGTCCATCACCTTCCTGATCTTCGGCGCCCTGGCCATTACTCTTGGTCTTTGTTGGTACTTGAAGCTCAATTACGCATTGGGAGCCGTTGCCGCGCTTCTACATGACGTCATGATCACCGTGGGTGTTTTCTCCTTGCTCGACAAAGAGTTCGATTTGACCATCATCGCGGCTTTGTTGACCATTATTGGATACTCTCTCAACGACACCATCATCGTCTTTGACCGTATCCGTGAAAACATCAAAGGCCAGAGCGACGAACACCTCAAGGACATCATCAACATCAGCGTGAACCAGACCTTGTCACGAACCATTCTGACATCTGGTACCACGTTGTTGGTTGTGGCCGCGTTGTTCATTTTCGGTGGAGGCGCTATCCACGATTTTGCGCTGGCACTGCTTGTCGGCATTTTTGTGGGAACCTATTCCTCGGTCTTCGTGGCCAGCCCGGTTCTGCTTGGCTTCGGACCGACTATGCCAGCGGATGCCCCAAAGGAAGCAGCCGCGTAACCGTTTACTGAGTAACAATAGAGCCGCTCTGCACCTTCGGGTGTGGAGCGGCTTTTTTATATCGTATTGGGAAAAAGATAATATATCAGTGATGGACCAAGCGGTTCCAAAATGAAGAGAAGACACGAGGGGCTGCGGCGCGTTCTAACACAAAGCATCCTACGACAAAAATCGGGAAAAGCAGAAGATAGGGAAGGATATTGATGTCAGATGTTCCTGAAAATAATGAAACCCGACTCAACGCCGTGGTATACATCCCTTCATAAATGTAGATGGCCAAGGAGATTTTACCCATAAAGCAGAAGATCGATGCAAGCGGAAGTTTCCAATCATGCTGGAAGAAAAGCACCGCAACAAGGAAAAGCATGGCATACAATCCTATCGGGATCGCGATTTCCCAAATCGGGGGCAACGTTTGCAGTTTTGGTACAGTTGTAGCTGCCGCTTGTGTCAGTCGGGCAATGATGCAAAGTGCTGCAAAGCAGAAGCAGGAAATCACAAAAAGCGGAGTGGATCGGCGCCATTGTCGATAGTACAACACTTTAGCGTAGTACATGCCAAAAGCAAAAAGAAAGATATGCCCACAATAGACAAAAAGATACATCCAACAGCGAATCTTAGGAACATCCAGGAAAGAAAATGCAATATTGAGAGCCATAACACTTCCAATTGAAAAGAATAGGAAATGTTTCTCTAATAATTGCAAAAGCCAAAATAAGATTGGTGCCGCAATATAACACATGACAATCGCAGGTAAAAACCAGTGGTAAGCTGGGTCATGAAATTGCAGCAAAAGAATTTGCGATAGCTGCAAATTCTGCAAGGTTACCCCTGGATCAAACAAAAGATTCAATATGAGCCAAAGCCAATATAATGGAAAAAGCCGAAGTGCTCGTTTGCCAAAGAAGCTGATCAGTCCGTGGCCGATGCCATTGTTTGCAAGACGGTTGTTAAGGGAATGGTAAATTCCGTAACCGGAGACAATAAAAAAGAAAGCGATCAAATAGCCCGGATGCGTCGGGATCGAATGTTCCATAAAGCGCGAAGAAAAATGCCCAATCGCCACGGCAAACACTGCGAGACCGCGAATGTAGTTGATTCGGCGCGATAGCCCGGTCTGGGCTTTGGGTATGCCTTGTGCCTCGATTTGTGACATGCTGCAGCCTCACTTTATTCCATGCTGGCATTGTATAGCCTGCTTATGGAAACCGTGTCAAAATGGAACCCATGATGCAAACAGCCCGTGAGAGCGAACTCCCACGGGCTGTCTTTTTTTGAAACGAAGCCGGAGACTAAGAGAGCTGGCCCAACAGGGTCTGCTTGATTTCGTCAATCGTTCCTTCGCCGTCCAGTTCAATGTACGTGAAGCCGGCATCGGCGGCCTTGTTCTTGTAGAAGTAGGCAGCGGCCAGGGTGCCGGTTTCATCGTTGTAGTAGATGTCGTGGCGCTTGTTAATGGCCTCTTCGTCCACGTCATCGGCGCGCTCAGAAAGCTCGCCACCGCAAACACGGCACTTTCCGTCCTTAGGAGCGATGGCCGGGATACCGACGTTATTGGGATGGTTGGGATCGTTGGCGCAGAGGCGGCGGCCCATGATGCGGGCGGCAGCCACCTGGCGCGGCAACAGGATCTCGATCACGTAGTCGAGCTTGACGCCATCCTTCTGCAAAGCATCCCAGAGCTTCTCCGCCTGCGCGATGGAGCGGGGGAACCCGTCCAACAGCCACCCATTAGGGCTTGCGTTTTTGAGCACGTCCAGCACCATGGGGATGGTGATGTCATCCGGGACCAACTCACCCTTATCGATGTATTCCTTGGCCTTGAGGCCCAGTTCCGTGCCGCCGCCAATGTGCTTGCGGAAAATGGCACCGGATTCAATGTGATCCAGGTCGTATTTTTCTTTGACCAGGGAACCCTGCGTACCTTTACCGCTACCGTTGGGGCCGAAAATCAGAATGTTCACGCTCTTCCTCCTAGAAAAATCGATTGTGCAAAACGTAACAAGCATCCATATCCCTTGATAGAAAGGCTGTCAATGCCCGCCCTGTCGCGGGGTTGCGTGTTTTCATTTATCCATATCTCTGATACGTAGTTTTGCAGAGGTGCGTTAATGAGTGGAATGAATTTGGAACGATGTGGCCGCGCTGCCTGGTTACTAGGACTTGTGGGAGTTGCCATCTGGTTGCCCATCGTGGCCTGGGCGCTGCTGGAGGCCGGAGACGTTACAGGTGGAATCGTTGCCACGGCTTGGTTTGGTGCTGGAGTTGGTCTGGCCTGGTATCTCGCTCCATGGCGAAACAAAAACACACCGCTCTGGAAACCGCTGAGTATCTGCTTGGGAAGTGTGGTCATTGCGGCCACATTTTTCACTTACCGCTATGATCTGCATGAGGGGCAGGGCAGTTCTTTCCTCTGGAGCATGGCTGTCCTGTTGGTCATGTTTTTGCCAGCGTTTCTCGCCGGACGTAAGCGGTGGTATGAACTTTTTCCTGACCAGAAAGATGAAAAGGCAAGGTAAACCCCGAAGCAGAATCTGCCCGATTTGGATTCCCTATGATGGATTCCACCGGGGATCCGGTCCAAAATGAATTCCTTTGGAATCGCTCCGACCGACTTTCCGTCCGGGAAATTGCAATGTGGCAGGTTTGCCGGAGAGAAACGCCGCGTCCAACCGAAGTAAAGTGTCCGTCAACACCTGTCCGGGACCGAGCTTATCCAAGGCTGATTTATAGAGTCGGAGTCGTTCGGCTTGGTGTAGGTTCGCCAATCGGTCCCGGGACAAAAAGAATGGCTCATCCTTACTACCAGGGAAATTTCCAAGACGCTGCTCCCAATAGGCACGGTCCACCCCGGCTTGCCGCCAAATGCGGTTGATTCCTTTCAGAAAATTTGGATTTTCTTCCAAGATCAAGGGCAACAAGGAGTGGCGTATGCGATTTCTTGCAAACCGTACGTCCGTGTTGGAATCATCTTCCCGCCAGGGAATGTGAAGTGTCTGAAGAAAATGGATTAGATCGGATCTAGGGATCGACAATAGCGGCCGAACCAATCGGCGTTGCGCGTCATGGGCCGTCATGCCGCCCAGGCCGGGCCAGCCTGTTCCACGGCACAACCGTAGCAGCACGTCTTCCGCCAAATCATTGAGGTGATGCGCCGTTGCCACAAACGGCAACCCTGTTTCCATACGAATTTTTTCAAAAAAAGCATAGCGCAGCTTCCGTCCGGTCTCCTCCCAACCCAAGCCGAGCCGGGAAGCTGTAAAAGCTACGTCCGCACGTTCGGAAAAAAAAGGCACATCCAATGCAACGCAGAGATCCTTGACAAAAACGGCGTCTTCCGATGATTCGACCCGAAGGCCGTGATCAAGATGCGCCACGGCCATGCTTCCACCGTGGCGTTGCATCAGGCAATGCCAGATAATGGTCAGAGCCGTGGAGTCCGCACCACCGGAACACGCGACCACGAGGCCGGTTCTGGGGTCGATCCCAAGCTCTTCAGAAACAAAACGCTCCACGTCCAAACAAAGGTGTGCGGCCCAGGGAGGCAGTTCCTGAAGAAAGCGGGGGACTGAGAACATCAAACCGGCCACCCTGTCGATTATGCAGGGACGTCTTGTGCCTGGAAGATCTCGTCAATGAGATTGATGGCCCATTCCCGAGCAGCGGGGGAGGCGTAGGCAACGCAGGAACAACGCATCCGGTTGCGCGCCCGGACCAAAAGTTCCAGTTTAAAATCAGAGCATTCAGGTCGGTCGATCCGTTCAAGGGCCATCATGTACGGACCGCAAGAATCCAGATGTTCCTGTTGTTCCTGCTCAAGCAATGCTTCGGAAATAGGAACATACCAAATGCCTTCAATGGGACCTTTCCATCCACGCTGGTCAAGTGTCTTGGCGATGATATCAGCGTGTTCCCGGGGTATATCTTCAATACAGTAGGTGCGCATAAAATCCTCGTTCAGTGATCGTTCAAATCGTTGGAAAGGCCGAACTCATCTTCCCGACATTCGCAGGAATCCCTGGATCGTCGCTCCGCATGAGCTTCCGGCGGAATACAGTCGTTATCGAGATTGAAAAAACGTCGCGCCGTATCAATGACCGTATCGGCCACGCCTTCTTCCCGTGTACGGCGTTTGAGATAGCAAACCGGTTCATGCAAAACCTTATGGCTTACGGACAGCACAAGACACTCCAAAGCTTCACGTGTGCTTTCATCCACATCGCCAATTCGTCGCAAGGTTTTGCTCAGTTCCTTACGCGCAACGTCCTCTGCCTTACCCAGCAAATCCACTATGGTCGGCTGGAGGTCCAATGTTTGCAACCAATGCTCAAACGCACTGGTTTCATTGTCTACCAACGCACGCGCCTTGACGGCCTCGTCCTGACGTTGCGCCATATTCTCTTCGACCACCTCTTTGAGATCGTCGATATCATAGAGATAGACATTGTCCAGGGCGTTTACGTCCGGATCAATATCCCGGGGTACAGCGATATCAATAAAAAACATGGAGCGGTGTTTCCGTCGTTTCAAGACCTTTTGCATCTCTTTGGCCCGAATCACGGCAGTTGGCGATCCCGTGGAGCTGATAACGATGTCGGCTTCGGGCAACCGATCCATAAGATTTTCGATGGGAATCGGTTCGCCTCCGAGCGTTGCGGACAATGCCTTGGCCCGTGACAATGTTCGGTTGGCAATAATGAGTCGTTCCACACCGTTGCGCAATAAATGCGTAGCAGCCAGCTCTGCCATTTCTCCGGCGCCTACAAGCATGGCGGTCTTTCCCTGAAAAGAGCCGAAGATTTTCCGAGCAAGCTCAACAGCGGCAAAGCTGATGGATACTGCGCTGGAGGCCACAGCGGTCTCTGTCCGAACCCGTTTGGCAACGGAAAACGATTTGTGCAGCAGTCGGTTGATGATGACTCGCGCCGTATTGTTGTCCACGGCTCGGCGATAGGCATCCTTAAGTTGTCCCAAAATTTGAGGTTCTCCCATAACCAGGGAGTCAAGGCTTGCCCCAACCATAAAAAGGTGTCTGACTGCGGAAATTCCTTCATAATTATAGGTGTGCTCTGCCAACTCTTCCGGCTGACCGCCGCAACGTTCGGCCCAATACGCCCGCATGCATCCAAGCACATCCACATCGGATTCCGGGGAATGCTCACTGACACACAGCAGTTCGACGCGGTTGCAGGTGGAAAGAACCATGACTTCCCGCACCGGGCATTCCGACATGATGCCGAGTTCCATGTCCTCCACATTGGTCAGGGCGTAACGCTCACGGATGTCCACTTCGGCGGTGCGGTGGTTGAGACCTGTAAGATAGATAAATTTATTCATAAGTTACGATTTGAACGTAATGGTGTGGTGGATGAGGGAAATAACCATGAACAAGAAAACCCAAATAACCATCCAGGCTGTCTTGCGTCCCCGCCACCCCAGCACGAGGCGCTGGTGGAAGAGAACAGCATACAGCAACCAGACCCCGAGGGAGGTAAACTTCATGGCATCCCATTGAAAGGTCTTTTCCGGATCGATCCAATACCAAATGGCCAAAGAAAAGATGCCAAGGGTATACAAGGGGAATCCGAGGGTAACGGCCAGGTGGTTGACGCGATCGACAACTTCCAACGATGGCATGGATTCGTTCATGCTGCCGAGGGCAGCCTTGCTCTTGATCTTACGATTCAAGTGCAGCCAAACAAAGGCTGCGCCGCATCCCAGGGCGAGCAGGGCGAGCGCAACAGCCAGGCTGCCGACATGCAGACCAAAAAATAACCCAGTCAATTGCGGGGGGATTTTGATAGTCAGACTGCCAGCTCCCAGGGATGAGGCGTAGAGCAACAATCCCAGCGGAAAAGCCGTGAACGAAAGGAACGACGAGCGCAGTCTCCAGCGGAGAACCAAAAAAAGGGCGAAAAGCGTCCAGCCCACAAAACTAAAATAAAAGGTACCGCGGAGTAAAACCATTTTGCCGGATAAAACCGGCATGATGGCAAGGTCAAGAGTGTGCAGGGCGAACCCGCCGATGGCCAGCGCACCGGCAACGGTTGAAAGCCGCTCATTGCCGAGGGTAAGCCCCACAAAGAACAGCATTGCGCCCAGAAAATAGAGTCCGATGATGGCCAGGGGAAGTAGATCAAAAAACTCCATCCAGCAACTCCGGAAGGTTGGAATGCAAGGCGCTGGGCAAGCGCTCCCGTAGGGAGCGTTTCGCCGCGTCCACATCGTTGGTTTCAATGTCGCGCAACAGGTTTGACGTGGTAATAGACCGAAAAATCTCCGTGTTTTTTTGGGTCGGCAGACCGAGTTCCAGCAACATAGGGCGCAGCCTGCCCAAAATAGTGAGCAAGTCAGCGTATTCGGATCCAAAGGTTTCTTCAAGATCGGAACGAACAAGCCGGGCCAAAGCCGGGCTCTGGCCACAAGTGGAAACCGAAAGGGTCAAATCGCCGCGGCAGACGGTTGCCGGGACGATGAAATTTCCAAGTTTCGGCGCATCCGCCACGTTGCAAAGCAAGCCGCGCTCCCGGCAGGCTTCGGCAATGGTCCGATTTACTGCCGCATTGGACGTCGCCGCCACAACGAGAAATGCATTATCCAAATCTGAAAGTTGGAATTCTCGTTCCTCAAACCGAACTTCGGGTCGGTTCAGCAGCATCTGCAACTCATGCCCAGTTTGATCCGCCGGGTAGCATCGATCCAATGCCAGGACCGTTCGGGCACCATTGTCCAGGAGGCCGCGAATTTTTCGTATTCCCACGGCGCCGGCCCCGACCACGAGGCACTGTTTGTCCGTAAGATTCAACAAAATAGGATAATAGCGCATCCCCATATACTATACCATGGCCCTCGGGGTGTAAAACAGGAAAAAGGTGTCCCGCTTGCCAGGGATAGGCCGATTCGGTACACCACAAGCATTGGGGAACCTTTTAGAATCGAGCGGTCCGGAAAACAAGGGAGGGGATGGCGTCCTATGGGACGAGAGTTGGTGGTGCAACTGGCACGCTTTGGCGATCTGGTTCAGACCAAACGTTTGGTGCGGTCCCTGGAACTCTGCGGCTCCGAGGTTCATCTTTGCGTGGACCGGTCCCTGCGGGGTCTGGCGAAATTATTGTATCCTCATGCTGTGGTGCATGGCGTGTGCGCTCATGGTGGTGGCACCAATGCCGGCGAGGTCGTGCTGAACAACCGTGCAGCCTTCGACACACTCGCGGACTTGAAATTTGATACGGTTTATAATCTCAATTTTTCCCCGCTCAATTTTCGTCTTGCGAGCCTTTTTGCTCCGGAAACCGTTCGAGGCTATCAATCGTTTGACGGTCAGGACGTGGTCAGTCCTTGGGCGGGCATGGGAATCCGGTGGTCCAAAGAACGGCGCATTGCACTGAATCTTGTCGATTTTTGGGGTGGGTATGCTCCTCGTCCCTGCCCGCCGGAAGCAGTCAATCCTGTTGCGAGACCAGGAGGCAACGGCATCGGCATTGCTTTGGCAGGCCGAGAGTCCCGCCGTTCTCTGCCTGTTCCAACACTACGTGAGGTGGCAAAAACAGCCTGGAACATACTGGGAAAACCACACGTAAAACTGCTCGGAACCGCTACGGAAGCAGGAGCCGCTCGAGCGCTGCGTAAGGAATTGCCTTCTGAAATGCAGGAACGGACCTCCGATCTCACGGGGAAAACCGATTGGGCTACATTGATTGAAGCAGTCCAGGGCATGGATCTTCTGCTCACACCCGATACCGGGATCATGCACCTCGCCGCCCACTTGGGTGTACCGGTGGCCGCTTTTTTCCTTTCCTCGGCCTGGTGCTTTGAAACAGGTCCGTACGGTAAGGGGCATACTGTCTTTCAGGCGCTTCAACCTTGCTTGCCCTGTCTGGAGCATGAGTCCTGCCCTTATAACGTGCGTTGTGGAGAAGGGTTTGATGACCCCATGTTTTTGCGTTTTTTCACTACCCGCAAGGCGGAACATGCCCCTGCAGGCATTATGGGATTGCGCAGCGATCTTGATTCCCTTGGGGTGGAGTTTATTTCTTTTGGCGGCGAAGATGCCGATACCCGAAGCAGGGTCGCGTTACGCACGTTCGTGGCAGAACATCTCGGTATCTCCGGTCCCAATCTCGATTCCAAAAGCAACATCTCCCTGGCACAGCGCTTGTATCATGAACGCGATTGGGTTGTGGCTCCGAAGGAAAAGCAGACCCCGGATCTGCTGACAAACGGCGAATATGATTCTCAACAAAAGCTAGAAAATATCTAGACTAAGAGTAGTACATTGAAAATACTCATTGTTTTGCCAATGTATGGGGGGTCGCTTCCTGTTGGAGAATTTTGCGCAACAGCCTTGCGCCAGGAAGAGCATGTCGTGGAGGTTTTCCAGGCGGATCAGTTCTACGACGCATACAGCGCCCTCAAAGGACTGCGGGTTACTTCGGATCGTCTCGAATTTCTCCAGAACAATTATGTTCAACTCCTTTCGCAAGCCGTGCTGGCCAAAGTGCATAGCTTTGAGCCTGATCTTGTGCTGGCAATGGCCCAAGCCCCTCTTTCGCGCCAGATTCTGCGGCGGCTCCGAAAGGATGGTGTCGCCACGGCAATGTGGTTTGTGGAAGACTACCGATTGTTCACGTACTGGAAAAGCTTTGCACCGCTTTATGACGTTTTTGCGGTGATTCAAAAAGATCCCTTTTTTGAAGAACTGCAATCCGCAGGGCAACACAATGTCCTGTATCTGCCCATGGCGGCGCAACCGGATTTCCACCATCCCCAGGAAGTGTCCGCTGTAGAGCGGCGGAAATGGGGGGCAGAGCTTTCCTTTATGGGAGCTGGCTATCCCAACCGGCGAAAGGCCTTTCGCGAATTGCTGCAGTACGATTTTAAGATCTGGGGATCAGACTGGGACGGCGACCACGTGTTGGCACCTTACCTTCAAATGGGGGGGCGTCGAGTGACATCGGAGGAGTGCGTACGCATCTTCAACGCAAGTACCATCAATTTGAATCTGCATTCCTCAATCCATCCTGACCAGTTGATAAGCCAAGGTGATTTCATCAACCCTCGCACCTTTGAAGTGGCCTGCTGCGGAGCATTTCAACTCGTGGACAGGCGGTCCCTTCTTGCTGAGGCGTTTGCCGAGGATGAATTGATTACCTTTGAATCACTTACGGATTTGAAAGAAAAAGTAGAATATTTTCTGCACGCTCCGGAACAGCGCCAGGCCATCGCTGAAAAAGGGCGTAGGCGGGTGCTCATGGAACACACCTATGCACACCGCATGCGGCGGTTGCTCGAGTTTACCGCAGAACGCATCCCCAATTGGCCGCTACCACGGCAGGGCAACGAAGCCTTGGCCGTACTCCCAAAAGAATTGACCACGGAGGTCAATGGCCTTCTGGAGCGGTTGAATCTTCCGAAGAACGTCACTTTTCCCGATTTGGTGTGGGCTGTTCGTCAACAGCAAGGCCGACTTTCAGGACTCGAAACATCCATTCTCTTTTTGGATGAATGGAAAAAAATGTACGAAAAATAAAGCGGTTC is a genomic window of Paucidesulfovibrio gracilis DSM 16080 containing:
- the secD gene encoding protein translocase subunit SecD, producing MNSILRWKIVLTVAVVVLGVYLALPSLPGVKGSAMDKFLPNDAINLGLDLKGGIFLTLEVDMDKAVETKLGRLAQELKDYAEERGVGFLNPKVLEDRSVEVNLHDTSHQDTFDALLEENFSVFTPTITPLSSGGVSYSLRVSQNYLDRFKQETMRQTVDIVRNRIDRRGVVEPDIRQQEGNRIQIQLPGMEDAEQAISVITQMGQLEFKIEASGVSVEQARNNPLEYEVAFVQDDPGAPIVLRKNPVLTGEYIADAAPNFDRNNRPYVLLELDGRGATIFEQVTAANVNKRLAIILDGKVYSAPVINERIGGGRASISGNFTVQKAKDLVTVLKDALPAPVEKVAESTIGPSLGQESIDKGINAAVIGLSLVIIFMVIYYGMAGVFADTVLLLNLVLIMAGLAAFGATLTLPGIAGIILTIGMAVDANVIIFERIREELRRGLTPKAAVQEGFGRATLTILDANVTTVIAAIILYQFGTGPIRGFAVTLTLGIITSMFTAIFVSRVFFDIYTRNKGSQAKISI
- the tilS gene encoding tRNA lysidine(34) synthetase TilS yields the protein MFSVPRFLQELPPWAAHLCLDVERFVSEELGIDPRTGLVVACSGGADSTALTIIWHCLMQRHGGSMAVAHLDHGLRVESSEDAVFVKDLCVALDVPFFSERADVAFTASRLGLGWEETGRKLRYAFFEKIRMETGLPFVATAHHLNDLAEDVLLRLCRGTGWPGLGGMTAHDAQRRLVRPLLSIPRSDLIHFLQTLHIPWREDDSNTDVRFARNRIRHSLLPLILEENPNFLKGINRIWRQAGVDRAYWEQRLGNFPGSKDEPFFLSRDRLANLHQAERLRLYKSALDKLGPGQVLTDTLLRLDAAFLSGKPATLQFPGRKVGRSDSKGIHFGPDPRWNPS
- the yajC gene encoding preprotein translocase subunit YajC, whose amino-acid sequence is MMFTSIAHAMGAQPGGQAAAPDGIAGLLAGPLPMLILMFAIFYFLLIRPQQKKAKQHKEMLAALKVGDKVMTGGGFYGRIKAIDQDVLTVELSENVEVKLNRGYIAGPSDTK
- the ccsA gene encoding cytochrome c biogenesis protein CcsA, encoding MEFFDLLPLAIIGLYFLGAMLFFVGLTLGNERLSTVAGALAIGGFALHTLDLAIMPVLSGKMVLLRGTFYFSFVGWTLFALFLVLRWRLRSSFLSFTAFPLGLLLYASSLGAGSLTIKIPPQLTGLFFGLHVGSLAVALALLALGCGAAFVWLHLNRKIKSKAALGSMNESMPSLEVVDRVNHLAVTLGFPLYTLGIFSLAIWYWIDPEKTFQWDAMKFTSLGVWLLYAVLFHQRLVLGWRGRKTAWMVIWVFLFMVISLIHHTITFKS
- a CDS encoding adenylate kinase: MNILIFGPNGSGKGTQGSLVKEKYDLDHIESGAIFRKHIGGGTELGLKAKEYIDKGELVPDDITIPMVLDVLKNASPNGWLLDGFPRSIAQAEKLWDALQKDGVKLDYVIEILLPRQVAAARIMGRRLCANDPNHPNNVGIPAIAPKDGKCRVCGGELSERADDVDEEAINKRHDIYYNDETGTLAAAYFYKNKAADAGFTYIELDGEGTIDEIKQTLLGQLS
- a CDS encoding acyltransferase family protein, translated to MSQIEAQGIPKAQTGLSRRINYIRGLAVFAVAIGHFSSRFMEHSIPTHPGYLIAFFFIVSGYGIYHSLNNRLANNGIGHGLISFFGKRALRLFPLYWLWLILNLLFDPGVTLQNLQLSQILLLQFHDPAYHWFLPAIVMCYIAAPILFWLLQLLEKHFLFFSIGSVMALNIAFSFLDVPKIRCWMYLFVYCGHIFLFAFGMYYAKVLYYRQWRRSTPLFVISCFCFAALCIIARLTQAAATTVPKLQTLPPIWEIAIPIGLYAMLFLVAVLFFQHDWKLPLASIFCFMGKISLAIYIYEGMYTTALSRVSLFSGTSDINILPYLLLFPIFVVGCFVLERAAAPRVFSSFWNRLVHH
- the secF gene encoding protein translocase subunit SecF, producing MGLQIIKPNTRIDFIGFRRIAFLISALVIAVGIVSLVGKGGPRYGIDFAGGIIIQAKVHAEEHLDVRDVQDAMKAVELPGLVVQEILNEKNEFLIRTSASDVDTEVVRNQVMENVSSAFNGAEVEVRRTEMVGPKVSDDLRTKALEALFYAVLLIAIYISGRFEQRWMAAAIMAGGLFAGITALQFLGLSITFLIFGALAITLGLCWYLKLNYALGAVAALLHDVMITVGVFSLLDKEFDLTIIAALLTIIGYSLNDTIIVFDRIRENIKGQSDEHLKDIINISVNQTLSRTILTSGTTLLVVAALFIFGGGAIHDFALALLVGIFVGTYSSVFVASPVLLGFGPTMPADAPKEAAA
- the hemA gene encoding glutamyl-tRNA reductase; translation: MNKFIYLTGLNHRTAEVDIRERYALTNVEDMELGIMSECPVREVMVLSTCNRVELLCVSEHSPESDVDVLGCMRAYWAERCGGQPEELAEHTYNYEGISAVRHLFMVGASLDSLVMGEPQILGQLKDAYRRAVDNNTARVIINRLLHKSFSVAKRVRTETAVASSAVSISFAAVELARKIFGSFQGKTAMLVGAGEMAELAATHLLRNGVERLIIANRTLSRAKALSATLGGEPIPIENLMDRLPEADIVISSTGSPTAVIRAKEMQKVLKRRKHRSMFFIDIAVPRDIDPDVNALDNVYLYDIDDLKEVVEENMAQRQDEAVKARALVDNETSAFEHWLQTLDLQPTIVDLLGKAEDVARKELSKTLRRIGDVDESTREALECLVLSVSHKVLHEPVCYLKRRTREEGVADTVIDTARRFFNLDNDCIPPEAHAERRSRDSCECREDEFGLSNDLNDH